A single window of Tiliqua scincoides isolate rTilSci1 chromosome 10, rTilSci1.hap2, whole genome shotgun sequence DNA harbors:
- the GNG8 gene encoding guanine nucleotide-binding protein G(I)/G(S)/G(O) subunit gamma-8, which produces MSNNMAKIAEARKTVEQLKLEVNIDRMKVSKAAADLLAHCEAHAKEDPLVTPVPASENPFREKRLFCIVL; this is translated from the exons ATGTCCAATAACATGGCTAAGATTGCCGAGGCCCGCAAGACGGTGGAGCaactgaaactggaagtgaacaTTGACCGCATGAAG GTGTCCAAGGCAGCAGCTGACCTACTGGCTCACTGTGAGGCCCACGCCAAGGAAGACCCACTGGTGACCCCAGTGCCCGCCTCGGAGAACCCCTTTCGCGAGAAACGGCTGTTTTGCATAGTCCTCTGA